One Sphingomonas sp. LHG3406-1 genomic window carries:
- a CDS encoding MlaD family protein: METRSNQVLVGTVVLALLVGLLFFAVWIAGLNTEKRKCYDIYFSQGVGGLNRGSNVSFSGVPVGQITRVSLLPDRPEFVWVRIEVEESTPVLQGTTAQIKGVGFTGVSEIQLDGAVKGARPLTQVGPQGCPVVPSSAGGLGALLNSAPELLERIQRLTERLTELLSDRNQNAISDILENVDRTTRVLADRAPEIADTVAEARIAARNAGIAADRVARLAESTTTMVEQDARPAAQDLRRSMESIRQTTANIDALVADARPGVQNFSKSTLPEINRLVRDLRDLTSSLEGVSSRLEQGGVTGVLGAPKLPDHNPGKSR; the protein is encoded by the coding sequence ATGGAAACCCGCTCCAACCAGGTGCTCGTTGGCACCGTCGTCCTGGCCCTGCTCGTCGGCCTGCTGTTCTTCGCCGTGTGGATCGCCGGCCTCAACACCGAGAAGCGCAAGTGCTACGACATCTACTTCAGTCAGGGTGTCGGCGGCCTCAACCGTGGCTCCAACGTCAGCTTCTCCGGTGTTCCGGTGGGTCAGATCACCCGCGTCTCGCTGCTTCCGGACCGGCCGGAGTTCGTGTGGGTGCGGATCGAGGTCGAGGAGTCGACCCCCGTGCTCCAGGGCACGACGGCGCAGATCAAGGGCGTCGGCTTTACCGGCGTTTCCGAGATCCAGCTCGACGGCGCGGTCAAGGGAGCCCGCCCGTTGACCCAGGTCGGTCCGCAGGGATGCCCGGTGGTGCCGAGCTCGGCCGGCGGGCTTGGTGCGCTGCTCAACTCGGCGCCCGAACTGCTTGAGCGGATCCAGCGTCTCACCGAGCGGCTGACGGAGCTGCTCAGCGACCGCAACCAGAACGCCATTTCCGACATCCTCGAGAATGTCGACCGCACCACCAGGGTGCTTGCGGACCGCGCGCCGGAGATCGCCGACACCGTCGCCGAAGCGCGGATCGCGGCGCGCAACGCCGGTATCGCCGCCGACCGGGTGGCCCGTCTTGCCGAGAGCACGACGACCATGGTGGAACAGGATGCAAGGCCGGCCGCGCAGGACCTCCGCCGCTCGATGGAGTCGATCCGCCAGACCACCGCCAACATCGACGCACTGGTCGCCGATGCCCGGCCCGGCGTGCAGAACTTCTCCAAGTCGACGCTGCCCGAGATCAACCGGCTGGTTCGCGACCTTCGCGACCTCACCAGCAGCCTCGAAGGCGTTTCCAGCCGGCTCGAGCAGGGTGGCGTCACCGGCGTGCTCGGCGCGCCCAAACTCCCCGATCACAATCCCGGAAAGTCCCGCTGA
- a CDS encoding ABC transporter: MRFALLPAVAVLALSGCFGGAKVPATLLTLTPSAAEATFDRAGAAGEAITIELPIASKEIRQVRVPVLEAPGRVTYVKDLQYIETPDRLFQQLLSETVRRTTNRVVIDPRQTGIDPGTRVSGVIHRFGYDTATGQVVVTYDATATRGATVQTRRFSASAPADGTAATVGPAINATANSVAAQVARWIGN; encoded by the coding sequence ATGCGCTTTGCTCTCCTGCCCGCCGTCGCCGTTCTGGCCCTGTCCGGCTGCTTCGGCGGCGCCAAGGTGCCTGCGACCCTTCTGACGCTCACCCCAAGCGCGGCCGAGGCCACCTTCGACCGCGCCGGCGCAGCGGGGGAAGCGATCACCATCGAACTGCCGATCGCCTCCAAGGAGATCCGCCAGGTGCGCGTGCCCGTGCTCGAGGCCCCCGGACGGGTCACCTACGTGAAGGACCTCCAGTATATCGAAACGCCTGACCGCCTGTTCCAGCAGCTGTTGAGCGAGACAGTGCGGCGGACCACGAACCGCGTGGTGATAGACCCGCGCCAGACCGGCATCGATCCCGGCACCCGCGTCTCGGGCGTGATCCACCGCTTCGGCTATGACACGGCGACCGGCCAGGTCGTCGTCACCTATGACGCGACCGCAACCCGCGGCGCCACCGTCCAGACCCGCCGCTTCTCGGCCAGCGCCCCGGCCGACGGCACGGCCGCCACCGTCGGCCCTGCCATCAACGCCACCGCCAATTCGGTCGCCGCGCAGGTGGCGCGGTGGATCGGGAACTAA
- the pepN gene encoding aminopeptidase N: protein MLDVRPALDAAAAPPVIRREDYQAPDWLVPEIALDFDLDPARTVVRARLSVTRNGDHDRPLRLDGEELELLSVRVDGEAREGRIEDGRLVVDIAGGGATVETEVAIAPEKNSQLMGLYASGGILCTQCEAEGFRRITFFPDRPDVLSRYRVRLTADKARYPVLLSNGNPIEEGDAGEGRHFAVWEDPFPKPSYLFAIVAGDLACNRDRFRTMTGRSVELGIWVREADLPKTAHAMQALKDAFAWDEEVYGREYDLDRFNIVAVSDFNFGAMENKGLNIFNTRYVLADAETASDADIDAVAAVVAHEYFHNWSGNRVTCRDWFQLSLKEGLTVFRDQGFSEDMGSKAVQRIDQVRTLRAAQFPEDAGPLAHPIRPDSYIEIANFYTATVYNKGAEVIRMLRTILGAERYRKGTDLYFNRHDGQAVTCEDFVRAMEDASGIDLQQFRLWYSQAGTPRVRARLEQANGRAALHLSQEVPATPGQPAKQPMVVPLRVALIGQTSGREIVGERLVLLRTGEQVEPFASVSEPAYLSINRGFSAPVIVEAERRSGEIEALAVSDTDSFARFEAGQELMTRDLMAAIDGAELDPSAVVAAVGATLRSNVLDAAFKADAIALPGENILIEKLDAADPARVHAVREAMRRAIGTRLKDDLSRAYMGASRADPDSLSGEAKGNRRLRGATLSLLAAGDPALGRSLAARQYEGARTMTDRQSALMVLAMLGGDEAVAALDDFYRRFESDPLVIDKWFAVQASVPGEATLDAVTRLAAHPAFTLANPNRLRALAGNFAGTPSAFHREDGRGYDWLAEMIVAADKLNPQTAARFVAPLGRWRKIEPGRAAKMRGALERILGEPGLSKDVFELASKSLG from the coding sequence ATGCTCGATGTACGCCCCGCGTTGGACGCCGCCGCCGCTCCCCCCGTCATCCGCCGCGAGGACTATCAGGCGCCCGACTGGCTGGTCCCCGAGATCGCGCTCGATTTCGACCTCGACCCCGCACGCACCGTGGTGCGGGCTCGGCTGAGCGTCACCCGCAACGGCGACCATGACCGGCCGCTCCGGCTCGACGGCGAGGAACTGGAGTTGCTGTCCGTTCGCGTGGACGGCGAAGCGCGGGAAGGGCGCATCGAGGACGGCCGGCTGGTGGTCGACATCGCCGGGGGCGGCGCCACGGTCGAGACCGAGGTCGCCATCGCGCCGGAGAAGAACAGCCAGCTGATGGGGCTCTACGCCTCGGGCGGAATCCTCTGCACCCAGTGCGAGGCCGAGGGTTTCCGCCGCATCACCTTCTTCCCGGACCGGCCGGACGTGCTCAGCCGCTACCGGGTCCGGCTGACCGCCGACAAGGCGCGCTATCCGGTGCTGCTGTCGAACGGCAATCCGATCGAAGAAGGCGATGCGGGCGAGGGCCGGCACTTCGCCGTGTGGGAAGACCCCTTCCCCAAGCCCAGCTATCTGTTCGCGATCGTCGCGGGCGACCTCGCCTGCAACCGCGACCGCTTCCGCACCATGACCGGGCGCAGCGTCGAGCTCGGTATCTGGGTGCGCGAGGCGGACCTTCCCAAGACCGCACATGCCATGCAGGCGCTGAAGGACGCCTTCGCCTGGGACGAGGAGGTCTATGGCCGGGAATATGACCTCGACCGGTTCAACATCGTCGCTGTATCCGACTTCAACTTTGGGGCGATGGAGAACAAGGGCCTCAACATCTTCAACACCCGCTACGTGCTGGCGGACGCGGAAACGGCGAGCGACGCCGACATCGATGCGGTGGCGGCGGTGGTCGCGCACGAATATTTCCACAACTGGTCGGGCAACCGCGTCACCTGCCGCGACTGGTTCCAGCTGAGCCTCAAGGAAGGCCTCACCGTCTTCCGCGACCAGGGCTTCAGCGAGGACATGGGGTCGAAGGCGGTCCAGCGGATCGACCAGGTGCGCACCCTGCGTGCGGCGCAGTTCCCGGAGGATGCCGGCCCGCTGGCGCATCCGATTCGGCCGGACAGCTACATCGAGATCGCCAATTTCTACACCGCGACCGTCTACAACAAGGGCGCCGAGGTGATCCGCATGCTGCGCACGATCCTCGGAGCGGAGCGCTATCGCAAGGGCACCGATCTCTACTTCAATCGCCACGACGGGCAGGCGGTGACCTGCGAGGACTTCGTGCGGGCGATGGAAGATGCGAGCGGGATCGACCTGCAGCAATTCCGCCTGTGGTACAGCCAGGCCGGCACACCGCGGGTCCGCGCGCGGCTGGAGCAGGCGAACGGCCGCGCCGCGCTGCACCTGTCGCAGGAAGTGCCGGCGACTCCCGGACAGCCAGCCAAGCAGCCGATGGTCGTCCCGCTTCGAGTGGCGCTGATCGGGCAGACGAGCGGGCGCGAGATCGTCGGCGAGCGGCTGGTGCTGCTGCGGACAGGCGAGCAGGTCGAACCCTTCGCCAGCGTGTCCGAGCCCGCCTACCTCTCGATCAACCGCGGCTTCTCGGCGCCGGTGATCGTCGAGGCGGAGCGACGGTCCGGCGAGATCGAGGCCCTGGCGGTCAGCGACACCGACAGCTTCGCTCGCTTCGAGGCCGGCCAGGAGCTGATGACCCGCGACCTGATGGCGGCGATTGACGGGGCCGAGCTCGACCCGTCGGCGGTGGTGGCGGCGGTCGGCGCGACCCTCCGAAGCAACGTGCTGGACGCCGCCTTCAAGGCCGACGCCATCGCGCTACCGGGCGAAAATATCCTCATCGAGAAGCTGGACGCGGCCGATCCCGCGCGGGTCCATGCGGTGCGCGAGGCCATGCGCCGGGCGATCGGCACGCGCCTCAAGGACGATCTGTCGCGCGCCTACATGGGGGCAAGCCGCGCCGATCCCGACAGCCTGTCGGGCGAAGCCAAGGGCAACCGCCGCCTGCGCGGGGCGACCCTGTCGCTGCTGGCGGCCGGCGACCCGGCGCTCGGCCGCTCGCTCGCCGCCAGGCAGTATGAAGGCGCGCGGACGATGACCGACCGGCAGTCGGCGCTGATGGTGCTGGCGATGCTCGGCGGCGACGAGGCCGTGGCGGCGCTGGACGACTTCTACCGCCGCTTCGAAAGTGATCCGCTGGTGATCGACAAATGGTTCGCGGTGCAGGCTTCGGTGCCGGGCGAAGCCACGCTGGACGCGGTCACGCGGCTGGCGGCCCACCCGGCCTTCACGCTCGCCAACCCCAACCGCCTGCGCGCGCTCGCCGGCAATTTCGCCGGCACGCCGTCGGCCTTCCACCGGGAAGACGGACGCGGCTACGACTGGCTGGCCGAGATGATCGTCGCGGCCGACAAGCTCAACCCGCAGACGGCGGCGCGCTTCGTGGCACCGCTCGGCCGCTGGCGAAAGATCGAGCCAGGGCGTGCGGCGAAGATGCGCGGCGCGCTGGAGCGGATCCTCGGCGAGCCTGGGCTCAGCAAGGACGTGTTCGAGCTGGCGAGCAAGAGTCTGGGCTGA
- a CDS encoding DMT family transporter translates to MSQQRGVLFPFIIFTLIWGSTWIVIRDQLGTVPPQWSVTYRFIIAAAAMFAICKWKNEPLILARRDWGIVAFIGLFQFCVNFNAVYVAEHFITSGLVATVFALLLIPNSLLAWAFLGQRPNGRFLACSTIAIAGIALLFWNEMRKVDVAPAAVLTGIGWTLLGVLGAAASNVAQATDRVRHIPILTLLAWSMAAGALFDGLLAVAVAGPPVLDPRPGYWLGLTYLALAASALCFSLYFPVVRKIGPGKAAYSSALVPIVAMALSTGLEGYRWTPLAAAGAALAIGGMVLALGARRSPAPPPPPAD, encoded by the coding sequence GTGAGCCAGCAGCGCGGGGTCCTCTTCCCCTTCATCATCTTCACGCTGATCTGGGGGTCGACCTGGATCGTCATCCGCGACCAGCTGGGCACGGTGCCGCCGCAATGGTCGGTGACCTACCGGTTCATCATCGCGGCCGCCGCCATGTTCGCCATCTGCAAGTGGAAGAACGAGCCGCTGATCCTGGCACGGCGGGACTGGGGCATCGTCGCCTTCATCGGGCTGTTCCAGTTCTGCGTGAACTTCAACGCAGTCTATGTCGCCGAGCATTTCATCACCTCGGGGCTGGTGGCGACGGTGTTCGCCCTCCTGCTCATCCCGAACAGCCTGCTCGCCTGGGCCTTCCTCGGGCAGCGGCCGAACGGGCGCTTCCTCGCCTGCTCGACCATTGCCATCGCCGGCATCGCGCTCCTGTTCTGGAACGAGATGCGCAAGGTGGACGTGGCCCCGGCCGCAGTGCTGACGGGGATCGGCTGGACGCTGCTTGGCGTGCTTGGCGCGGCGGCATCAAACGTGGCGCAGGCGACCGACCGGGTGCGCCACATTCCCATCCTCACCCTGCTCGCCTGGTCGATGGCGGCCGGGGCCCTGTTCGACGGGCTGCTGGCGGTAGCGGTCGCCGGACCGCCGGTGCTCGATCCACGACCGGGCTACTGGCTTGGCCTCACCTATCTCGCGCTCGCCGCCTCGGCGCTCTGCTTCAGCCTCTACTTTCCGGTGGTGCGCAAGATCGGGCCGGGCAAGGCGGCCTACAGCTCGGCGCTGGTACCGATCGTCGCCATGGCGCTCTCGACCGGCCTCGAGGGCTATCGCTGGACCCCGCTCGCGGCGGCCGGTGCGGCGCTGGCGATCGGCGGCATGGTGCTGGCGCTGGGTGCACGCCGGAGTCCCGCCCCGCCCCCGCCGCCGGCCGACTAG
- a CDS encoding low specificity L-threonine aldolase has protein sequence MRFFSDNAAAVHPALFKAMAEADRLDTAYDSDAWSQRLDRAFSDLFEREVTALWVTTGTAANCLALAGMVHPYGGILCHREAHIQVDEAGAPEFFTGGAKLLLVDGPGAKLTVDAVEDARSRIRADVHQVQADALSITNATEYGLVYSAAETAALGAWAKDHGLGFHLDGARFANAVVSTGASPAALTWKAGVDALSFGFVKNGGLSAEALILFDPALADGIRRRRKRSGHLLSKGRYLAAQLLAMIEGDLWLSNARSANEAARRLAEAAGARLVHPVEANEVFLKVTAEEAAALRAEGFDFYDWGVGEARLVTSWDQDMQAVDRLAEAIRRL, from the coding sequence ATGCGCTTCTTCTCCGACAATGCTGCGGCGGTCCATCCCGCTTTGTTCAAGGCCATGGCCGAGGCCGACCGGCTCGATACCGCCTACGATAGCGATGCCTGGAGCCAGCGGCTGGACCGCGCCTTTTCCGACCTGTTCGAGCGCGAGGTCACCGCCCTGTGGGTGACCACCGGGACCGCCGCCAACTGCCTGGCGCTGGCCGGCATGGTGCATCCTTACGGCGGCATCCTCTGCCACCGCGAGGCGCATATCCAGGTCGACGAGGCGGGCGCGCCGGAATTCTTCACCGGCGGCGCCAAGTTGCTGCTGGTCGACGGGCCGGGCGCCAAGCTGACGGTCGATGCCGTCGAGGACGCGCGCAGCCGAATCCGGGCCGACGTGCACCAGGTCCAGGCCGACGCCCTGTCGATCACCAACGCCACTGAATATGGCCTGGTCTATTCGGCGGCCGAGACGGCGGCGCTGGGCGCGTGGGCGAAGGACCATGGCCTCGGCTTCCACCTCGACGGCGCGCGCTTTGCCAATGCGGTGGTCTCGACCGGCGCGAGCCCGGCCGCGCTGACGTGGAAGGCCGGCGTCGATGCGCTGAGCTTCGGCTTCGTCAAGAATGGCGGGCTGTCGGCGGAGGCGCTGATCCTGTTCGATCCCGCGCTTGCCGACGGGATCAGGCGGCGACGCAAGCGGTCGGGGCACCTGCTGAGCAAGGGCCGCTATCTGGCCGCGCAATTGCTGGCGATGATCGAAGGCGACCTGTGGCTGTCGAACGCCCGCTCGGCGAACGAGGCGGCGCGGCGGCTGGCCGAGGCAGCGGGCGCGCGGCTGGTCCATCCGGTCGAAGCGAACGAGGTGTTCCTCAAGGTCACCGCCGAGGAAGCGGCGGCGCTCAGGGCGGAAGGCTTCGACTTCTACGACTGGGGCGTCGGCGAGGCACGGCTGGTGACCAGCTGGGACCAGGACATGCAAGCGGTGGACCGGCTGGCGGAAGCGATTCGACGGCTGTGA